The following proteins come from a genomic window of Bactrocera tryoni isolate S06 chromosome 1, CSIRO_BtryS06_freeze2, whole genome shotgun sequence:
- the LOC120782768 gene encoding E3 ubiquitin-protein ligase complex slx8-rfp subunit slx8 isoform X3, translated as MLDRTQRTPQGTASSLGRRSHNNSDSSGQLERARSNSSSPKSPKTPRLNLPARATLSTPSSREIEREVNRNQFCEMLERNLRTVASEQEQLIGRRLESTLPTTPRNAMGRSQPVRTNRVRAPTPEEVIDLSDSMNMPVPIPRPYPFNDDVIVVTPDDAEVVDLCTPNFRRNNVRSRNRRTTNNTEDNPRNDNATRQRLTASRRLSSASGRRASSRRSLTSNEGSSSVSSTSATTSTTNIGTANKDKVNDWSPGAQAANSDAGVVSESGRVPFMCAVCMESCVNNQPTSTKCGHVFCANCIRQALRLTRKCPMCNTKLSPSMLFRIYI; from the exons ATGTTGGATCGGACTCAACGCACGCCACAAGGAACGGCGTCATCACTGGGGCGTAGGTCCCACAACAATAGCGATAGCAGTGGGCAACTTGAAAGGGCACGTTCTAATTCCAGCTCACCGAAATCGCCGAAAACACCACGTTTAAATTTACCCGCTAGAGCAACATTGTCCACACCATCAAGTAGAGAAATCGAACGAGAGGTCAATcgaa ATCAATTTTGTGAGATGTTGGAGCGCAATTTACGCACTGTGGCTTCGGAGCAAGAGCAGCTCATTGGCAGACGTCTAGAATCAACGTTACCAACTACTCCACGTAATG CAATGGGGAGATCTCAACCGGTAAGAACAAATAGAGTGCGCGCTCCAACACCCGAGGAAGTAATCGATTTAAGTGATTCAATGAATATGCCGGTACCAATTCCGCGGCCCTATCCATTTAACGACGATGTAATAGTAGTGACACCAGATGATGCAGAAGTCGTTGATCTTTGTACACCAAATTTCCGTCGAAATAATGTACGCTCAAGAAACAGACGAACGACCAATAACACGGAGGATAATCCCAGAAACGACAATGCAACACGACAACGTTTGACCGCATCACGTCGCTTGAGCTCTGCAAGCGGTCGTAGAGCCTCATCACGTCGTTCACTAACTTCAAACGAAGGCAGTTCGTCGGTTAGCTCCACCTccgcaacaacatcaacaacaaacaTAGGAACAGCAAATAAAGACAAAGTAAATGACTGGTCACCTGGTGCACAAGCTGCAAATTCCGATGCTGGTGTGGTGAGCGAAAGTGGCCGTGTACCTTTTATGTGTGCTGTTTGCATGGAGAGTTGTGTTAATAATCAACCCACATCAACCAAGTGTGGTCATGTTTTCTGCGCCAACTGCATACGTCAAGCCTTACGTTTGACACGCAAGTGTCCCATGTGTAATACCAAGCTCAGTCCCAGCATGTTATtccgtatatatatttaa
- the LOC120782768 gene encoding E3 ubiquitin-protein ligase complex slx8-rfp subunit slx8 isoform X2: MSYLGKGSNVVPNSSDLNELIEDTSLLIASVYTMLDRTQRTPQGTASSLGRRSHNNSDSSGQLERARSNSSSPKSPKTPRLNLPARATLSTPSSREIEREVNRNQFCEMLERNLRTVASEQEQLIGRRLESTLPTTPRNAMGRSQPVRTNRVRAPTPEEVIDLSDSMNMPVPIPRPYPFNDDVIVVTPDDAEVVDLCTPNFRRNNVRSRNRRTTNNTEDNPRNDNATRQRLTASRRLSSASGRRASSRRSLTSNEGSSSVSSTSATTSTTNIGTANKDKVNDWSPGAQAANSDAGVVSESGRVPFMCAVCMESCVNNQPTSTKCGHVFCANCIRQALRLTRKCPMCNTKLSPSMLFRIYI, encoded by the exons ATGTCATATCTTGGAAAAGGATCTAACGTTGTGCCTAAT AGTAGCGACCTAAATGAGCTAATCGAGGACACGAGTTTATTAATAGCATCCGTATACACTATGTTGGATCGGACTCAACGCACGCCACAAGGAACGGCGTCATCACTGGGGCGTAGGTCCCACAACAATAGCGATAGCAGTGGGCAACTTGAAAGGGCACGTTCTAATTCCAGCTCACCGAAATCGCCGAAAACACCACGTTTAAATTTACCCGCTAGAGCAACATTGTCCACACCATCAAGTAGAGAAATCGAACGAGAGGTCAATcgaa ATCAATTTTGTGAGATGTTGGAGCGCAATTTACGCACTGTGGCTTCGGAGCAAGAGCAGCTCATTGGCAGACGTCTAGAATCAACGTTACCAACTACTCCACGTAATG CAATGGGGAGATCTCAACCGGTAAGAACAAATAGAGTGCGCGCTCCAACACCCGAGGAAGTAATCGATTTAAGTGATTCAATGAATATGCCGGTACCAATTCCGCGGCCCTATCCATTTAACGACGATGTAATAGTAGTGACACCAGATGATGCAGAAGTCGTTGATCTTTGTACACCAAATTTCCGTCGAAATAATGTACGCTCAAGAAACAGACGAACGACCAATAACACGGAGGATAATCCCAGAAACGACAATGCAACACGACAACGTTTGACCGCATCACGTCGCTTGAGCTCTGCAAGCGGTCGTAGAGCCTCATCACGTCGTTCACTAACTTCAAACGAAGGCAGTTCGTCGGTTAGCTCCACCTccgcaacaacatcaacaacaaacaTAGGAACAGCAAATAAAGACAAAGTAAATGACTGGTCACCTGGTGCACAAGCTGCAAATTCCGATGCTGGTGTGGTGAGCGAAAGTGGCCGTGTACCTTTTATGTGTGCTGTTTGCATGGAGAGTTGTGTTAATAATCAACCCACATCAACCAAGTGTGGTCATGTTTTCTGCGCCAACTGCATACGTCAAGCCTTACGTTTGACACGCAAGTGTCCCATGTGTAATACCAAGCTCAGTCCCAGCATGTTATtccgtatatatatttaa
- the LOC120782770 gene encoding zinc finger protein 830 has protein sequence MGRHQENRLRLSSRTKVAETEHKVDSKLAKTNPNGQIECIICKVTVKSATLWKVHVNSKLHKERITIVKQIKSSFKGGIPETSTKLSTVTPQMPKSSTKVVETPKGAVAVQQSLKSTQQIIPKTAPTPVSTEKSTSANNVDTVLPEKFFDDPVKDAKIRNAEYKDPQADEWERFQREIREASSVSVAIIAGEQMESAFDRDLDEINDQMKHWSRYMNLEARKGVLSVNKDHKSETHSSDENESDDETTATSEFSDWRSKSFL, from the coding sequence atgggGCGGCATCAGGAAAATCGCCTAAGATTGTCGTCAAGAACGAAAGTAGCCGAAACAGAGCATAAAGTCGATTCGAAATTGGCGAAGACAAATCCGAATGGCCAAATTGAGTGCATTATTTGCAAAGTCACTGTGAAATCGGCCACATTATGGAAGGTGCATGTAAACTCCAAGTTGCACAAGGAACGCATAACGattgtaaagcaaataaaatcatCTTTTAAAGGCGGCATACCGGAAACGAGTACGAAGTTGTCCACGGTCACACCACAAATGCCAAAATCATCCACAAAAGTAGTAGAAACGCCGAAAGGGGCTGTTGCAGTCCAACAAAGTCTTAAAAGCACACAACAAATTATACCAAAAACGGCGCCTACACCTGTATCTACTGAAAAATCCACATCCGCCAATAATGTAGACACTGTGTTGCCAGAGAAGTTCTTTGATGATCCCGTGAAGGATGCGAAAATTCGTAATGCAGAATATAAGGACCCACAAGCGGATGAATGGGAACGTTTTCAGCGTGAAATTCGTGAAGCATCCTCTGTATCTGTCGCAATTATTGCTGGTGAGCAGATGGAATCGGCATTCGATCGTGACTTGGATGAGATCAATGATCAAATGAAGCATTGGTCTAGGTATATGAATTTGGAGGCGCGCAAGGGCGTGCTTAGTGTAAATAAAGACCACAAATCCGAAACTCACAGTTCTGATGAGAATGAAAGTGATGATGAGACAACAGCAACTTCTGAATTTTCGGACTGGCGTTCGAAGTCATTTCTTTAA
- the LOC120782768 gene encoding E3 ubiquitin-protein ligase complex slx8-rfp subunit slx8 isoform X1, with amino-acid sequence MSYLGKGSNVVPNSSDLNELIEDTSLLIASVYTMLDRTQRTPQGTASSLGRRSHNNSDSSGQLERARSNSSSPKSPKTPRLNLPARATLSTPSSREIEREVNRIDQFCEMLERNLRTVASEQEQLIGRRLESTLPTTPRNAMGRSQPVRTNRVRAPTPEEVIDLSDSMNMPVPIPRPYPFNDDVIVVTPDDAEVVDLCTPNFRRNNVRSRNRRTTNNTEDNPRNDNATRQRLTASRRLSSASGRRASSRRSLTSNEGSSSVSSTSATTSTTNIGTANKDKVNDWSPGAQAANSDAGVVSESGRVPFMCAVCMESCVNNQPTSTKCGHVFCANCIRQALRLTRKCPMCNTKLSPSMLFRIYI; translated from the exons ATGTCATATCTTGGAAAAGGATCTAACGTTGTGCCTAAT AGTAGCGACCTAAATGAGCTAATCGAGGACACGAGTTTATTAATAGCATCCGTATACACTATGTTGGATCGGACTCAACGCACGCCACAAGGAACGGCGTCATCACTGGGGCGTAGGTCCCACAACAATAGCGATAGCAGTGGGCAACTTGAAAGGGCACGTTCTAATTCCAGCTCACCGAAATCGCCGAAAACACCACGTTTAAATTTACCCGCTAGAGCAACATTGTCCACACCATCAAGTAGAGAAATCGAACGAGAGGTCAATcgaa taGATCAATTTTGTGAGATGTTGGAGCGCAATTTACGCACTGTGGCTTCGGAGCAAGAGCAGCTCATTGGCAGACGTCTAGAATCAACGTTACCAACTACTCCACGTAATG CAATGGGGAGATCTCAACCGGTAAGAACAAATAGAGTGCGCGCTCCAACACCCGAGGAAGTAATCGATTTAAGTGATTCAATGAATATGCCGGTACCAATTCCGCGGCCCTATCCATTTAACGACGATGTAATAGTAGTGACACCAGATGATGCAGAAGTCGTTGATCTTTGTACACCAAATTTCCGTCGAAATAATGTACGCTCAAGAAACAGACGAACGACCAATAACACGGAGGATAATCCCAGAAACGACAATGCAACACGACAACGTTTGACCGCATCACGTCGCTTGAGCTCTGCAAGCGGTCGTAGAGCCTCATCACGTCGTTCACTAACTTCAAACGAAGGCAGTTCGTCGGTTAGCTCCACCTccgcaacaacatcaacaacaaacaTAGGAACAGCAAATAAAGACAAAGTAAATGACTGGTCACCTGGTGCACAAGCTGCAAATTCCGATGCTGGTGTGGTGAGCGAAAGTGGCCGTGTACCTTTTATGTGTGCTGTTTGCATGGAGAGTTGTGTTAATAATCAACCCACATCAACCAAGTGTGGTCATGTTTTCTGCGCCAACTGCATACGTCAAGCCTTACGTTTGACACGCAAGTGTCCCATGTGTAATACCAAGCTCAGTCCCAGCATGTTATtccgtatatatatttaa
- the LOC120782772 gene encoding uncharacterized protein LOC120782772, whose product MKRSPQNRTHAKPLISRRSASIFDALNPSLTNLESLAMQKAWRILEPKLRSLSTDILMNLYSEHYEIMEKFRDESGKLCNYELINYATWLLRLYGSIINNKVDPIKTKKILEPLIEKLKKYSMDVDCVKLQLEGIKHFIFAELRNALSPTSIEAFNKLHNTIIRYVYIKLN is encoded by the exons ATGAAGCGTTCACCTCAAAATCGTACCCATGCGAAACCCTTAATTTCGCGCCGATCCGCTTCCATCTTCGATGCGCTTAATCCCAGTTTGACTAACCTGGAATCGTTGGCAATGCAGAAAGCGTGGAGAATTCTGGAACCAAAATTGCGATCACTCTCCACCGATATACTTATGAA CCTCTACTCGGAGCATTACGAGATTATGGAAAAGTTTCGCGATGAAAGTGGCAAATTATGTAACTATGAATTGATAAATTACGCAACTTGGCTGCTACGGCTTTACGGCTcgattataaataataaagtagATCCAATTAAAACGAAGAAAATATTGGAACCCTTGATAGAGAAGCTGAAAAAGTATTCCATGGATGTGGATTGCGTAAAG CTCCAGTTGGAGggtattaaacattttatatttgctgAACTACGGAATGCCTTATCGCCCACATCAATCGAGGCCTTCAATAAGCTTCACAATACCATTATcagatatgtttatataaaacttaattaa
- the LOC120782771 gene encoding uncharacterized protein LOC120782771: MGSYIETTENKTPPVFPRALEPYEIRPVADELGLTSTERKSLQNGWTIIKQKQRRAALNIYVNFFTEHEDLYEIFRFNGVLDIEFASQHQKDVLAVFQMIIEQLDNSRFVKTMMKELALRHRAASVSGTMWQLYANEVKLYFLKTLNDALSPTFVHALDTLINYICDFNEFNESRDDQSQQQELDKE, translated from the exons atgg GTTCTTATATTGAAACAACGGAGAATAAAACACCGCCCGTGTTTCCAAGAGCCTTGGAACCGTACGAAATCAGACCTGTGGCCGATGAGTTGGGGCTGACAAGTACAGAGAGAAAATCATTGCAGAATGGTTGGACTATAATTAAACAGAAACAACGCCGAGCAGCGCTTAATATCTATgtgaa TTTCTTCACCGAACATGAGGATCTTTATGAAATATTTCGCTTCAACGGCGTTTTGGACATTGAGTTCGCCAGTCAACATCAAAAGGATGTGCTCGCCGTTTTCCAAATGATCATTGAGCAGTTGGATAATTCACGTTTCGTCAAGACTATGATGAAAGAGCTTGCTCTTAGACATAGAGCTGCTTCTGTCAGCGGCACAATGTGGCAG CTGTATGCAAACGAAGTAAAACTTTACTTTTTGAAGACCTTGAATGATGCCCTTTCGCCAACATTTGTTCACGCCCTAGatacattaattaattatatctGCGATTTTAATGAATTCAATGAGTCCAGGGATGACCAGAGTCAACAGCAAGAACTTGACAAGGAATGa